In one window of Escherichia coli DSM 30083 = JCM 1649 = ATCC 11775 DNA:
- the fliP gene encoding flagellar type III secretion system pore protein FliP (The bacterial flagellar biogenesis protein FliP forms a type III secretion system (T3SS)-type pore required for flagellar assembly.), whose protein sequence is MRRLLSVAPVLLWLVTPLAFAQLPGITSQPLPGGGQSWSLPVQTLVFITSLTFIPAILLMMTSFTRIIIVFGLLRNALGTPSAPPNQVLLGLALFLTFFIMSPVIDKIYVDAYQPFNEEKISMQEALEKGEQPLREFMLRQTREADLGLFARLANTGPLQGPEAVPMRILLPAYVTSELKTAFQIGFTIFIPFLIIDLVIASVLMALGMMMVPPATIALPFKLMLFVLVDGWQLLVGSLAQSFYS, encoded by the coding sequence ATGCGTCGTTTGTTGTCTGTCGCACCTGTCCTTCTCTGGCTGGTTACGCCCCTCGCCTTCGCGCAACTGCCGGGTATCACCAGCCAGCCGCTGCCTGGCGGTGGACAAAGCTGGTCGCTCCCGGTGCAAACGCTGGTGTTCATCACCTCGTTGACGTTTATTCCGGCAATTTTACTGATGATGACCAGTTTCACCCGCATCATCATTGTTTTTGGTTTATTGCGTAACGCGTTGGGAACACCCTCCGCGCCACCTAACCAGGTATTGCTGGGACTGGCGCTGTTTTTGACCTTTTTTATTATGTCGCCGGTGATCGATAAAATTTATGTCGATGCGTACCAGCCATTCAACGAAGAGAAAATATCAATGCAGGAGGCGCTGGAAAAAGGGGAGCAGCCGCTGCGTGAGTTTATGCTGCGTCAGACCCGTGAGGCGGATTTAGGGTTGTTTGCCAGACTGGCGAATACTGGCCCGTTGCAGGGACCTGAAGCTGTGCCGATGCGCATTTTGCTCCCGGCCTACGTGACCAGCGAGTTGAAAACCGCATTTCAGATAGGCTTCACGATTTTCATTCCTTTTTTGATTATCGACCTGGTGATTGCCAGCGTGTTGATGGCATTGGGGATGATGATGGTTCCCCCAGCCACAATTGCTCTGCCCTTTAAACTG
- the fliO gene encoding flagellar biosynthetic protein FliO, which produces MNNHATVQSSAPVSAAPLLQVSGALIAIIALILAAAWLVKRLGFAPKRTGVNGLKISASASLGARERVVVVDVEDARLVLGVTAGQINLLHKLPPSAPTEEIPQTDFQSVMKNLLKRSGRS; this is translated from the coding sequence ATGAATAACCACGCTACTGTGCAATCTTCCGCGCCGGTATCTGCTGCGCCACTGCTGCAGGTGAGCGGCGCACTCATCGCCATTATTGCCCTGATCCTCGCTGCTGCCTGGCTGGTAAAACGGCTGGGATTTGCCCCTAAACGCACTGGCGTTAACGGTCTGAAAATTAGCGCCAGTGCTTCACTGGGCGCGCGTGAACGGGTTGTGGTGGTCGATGTGGAAGATGCACGGCTGGTGCTCGGCGTTACCGCAGGGCAAATCAATCTGCTGCATAAACTTCCCCCTTCAGCACCAACGGAAGAGATACCGCAGACCGATTTTCAGTCGGTTATGAAAAACTTGCTTAAGCGTAGCGGGAGATCCTGA
- the fliN gene encoding flagellar motor switch protein FliN: protein MSDMNNPADDNNGAMDDLWAEALSEQKSTSGKSAADAVFQQFGGGDVSGALQDIDLIMDIPVKLTVELGRTRMTIKELLRLTQGSVVALDGLAGEPLDILINGYLIAQGEVVVVADKYGVRITDIITPSERMRRLSR from the coding sequence ATGAGTGACATGAATAATCCGGCCGATGACAACAACGGCGCAATGGACGATCTGTGGGCTGAAGCGTTGAGCGAGCAAAAATCAACCAGCGGAAAAAGCGCTGCCGACGCGGTGTTCCAGCAATTTGGCGGTGGTGATGTCAGCGGGGCGTTGCAGGATATCGACCTGATTATGGATATTCCGGTCAAGCTGACCGTCGAGCTGGGCCGTACGCGGATGACCATCAAAGAGCTGTTGCGTCTGACGCAAGGGTCAGTCGTGGCGCTGGACGGTCTGGCGGGCGAACCGCTGGATATTCTGATCAACGGTTATTTAATCGCCCAGGGCGAAGTGGTGGTTGTTGCCGATAAATATGGCGTGCGGATCACCGATATCATTACCCCGTCCGAGCGGATGCGCCGCCTGAGCCGTTAG
- the fliM gene encoding flagellar motor switch protein FliM, giving the protein MGDSILSQAEIDALLNGDSEVKDEPTASVSGESDIRPYDPNTQRRVVRERLQALEIINERFARHFRMGLFNLLRRSPDITVGAIRIQPYHEFARNLPVPTNLNLIHLKPLRGTGLVVFSPSLVFIAVDNLFGGDGRFPTKVEGREFTHTEQRVINRMLKLALEGYSDAWKAINPLEVEYVRSEMQVKFTNITTSPNDIVVNTPFHVEIGNLTGEFNICLPFSMIEPLRELLVNPPLENSRNEDQNWRDNLVRQVQHSQLELVANFADISLRLSQILKLKPGDVLPIEKPDRIIAHVDGVPVLTSQYGTLNGQYALRIEHLINPILNSLNEEQPK; this is encoded by the coding sequence ATGGGCGATAGTATTCTTTCTCAAGCTGAAATTGATGCGCTGTTGAATGGCGACAGCGAAGTCAAAGACGAACCGACAGCCAGTGTTAGCGGCGAAAGTGACATTCGTCCGTACGATCCGAATACCCAACGACGGGTTGTGCGCGAACGTTTGCAGGCGCTGGAAATCATTAATGAGCGCTTTGCTCGCCATTTTCGTATGGGGCTGTTCAACCTGCTGCGCCGTAGCCCGGATATTACCGTCGGGGCCATCCGCATTCAGCCGTACCATGAATTTGCCCGCAACCTGCCGGTGCCGACCAACCTGAACCTTATTCATCTGAAACCGCTGCGCGGCACAGGGCTGGTGGTGTTCTCGCCGAGTCTGGTGTTTATCGCCGTGGATAACCTGTTTGGCGGCGATGGACGCTTCCCGACCAAAGTGGAAGGCCGCGAGTTTACCCATACCGAACAGCGCGTCATCAACCGCATGTTGAAACTGGCGCTTGAAGGCTATAGCGACGCATGGAAGGCGATTAATCCGCTGGAAGTTGAGTACGTGCGTTCGGAAATGCAGGTGAAATTTACCAATATCACCACCTCGCCAAACGACATTGTGGTTAACACGCCGTTCCATGTGGAGATTGGCAACCTGACCGGCGAATTTAATATCTGCCTGCCATTCAGCATGATCGAGCCGCTACGGGAATTGTTGGTTAACCCGCCGCTGGAAAACTCGCGTAATGAAGATCAGAACTGGCGCGATAACCTGGTGCGCCAGGTGCAGCATTCACAGCTGGAACTGGTGGCCAACTTTGCCGATATCTCGCTACGCCTGTCGCAGATTTTAAAACTGAAACCCGGCGACGTCCTGCCGATAGAAAAACCCGATCGCATCATCGCCCATGTTGACGGCGTCCCGGTTCTGACCAGTCAGTACGGCACTCTCAACGGTCAGTATGCGTTACGGATAGAACATTTGATTAACCCGATTTTAAATTCTCTGAACGAGGAACAGCCCAAATGA
- the fliL gene encoding flagellar basal body-associated protein FliL, translating into MTDYAISKKSKRSLWIPILVFITLAACASAGYSYWHSHQVAADDKAQQRVVPSPVFYALDTFTVNLGDADRVLYIGITLRLKDEATRSRLSEYLPEVRSRLLLLFSRQDAAVLATEEGKKNLIAEIKTTLSTPLVAGQPKQDVTDVLYTAFILR; encoded by the coding sequence ATGACTGATTACGCGATAAGCAAGAAAAGCAAGCGATCGCTTTGGATCCCGATTCTGGTATTCATTACCCTCGCGGCCTGTGCCAGCGCAGGTTACAGCTACTGGCATTCGCATCAGGTTGCCGCTGACGACAAAGCGCAGCAACGCGTCGTGCCCTCCCCGGTCTTCTATGCGCTGGATACCTTTACGGTCAATTTGGGCGATGCGGATCGCGTGCTTTATATCGGCATAACCCTGCGACTGAAAGATGAAGCTACCCGCTCGCGGCTGAGTGAGTATTTGCCGGAAGTCCGTAGCCGTTTGCTGTTACTGTTTTCGCGTCAGGATGCTGCCGTACTGGCGACAGAAGAAGGCAAGAAAAACCTGATTGCCGAGATTAAAACCACACTTTCCACCCCGCTTGTTGCCGGGCAACCGAAACAGGATGTCACCGACGTGCTGTATACCGCTTTTATTCTGCGATAA
- the fliK gene encoding flagellar hook-length control protein FliK — MIRLAPLITANVDTTTLPGGKASDAAQDFLALLSEALAGETTTDKAAPQLLVATDKPTTKGEPLVSDIVSDAQQADLLIPVDETLPVINDEQSTSTPLTTAQTMTLAAVADKNTTKDEKADDLNEDVTASLSALFAMLPGFDNTPKVTDAPSTVLPAEKPTLFTKLTSAQLTTAQPDDAPGTPAQPLTPLVAEAQSKAEVISTPSPVTADASPLITPHQTQPLPTVAAPVLSAPLGSHEWQQSLSQHISLFTRQGQQSAELRLHPQDLGEVQISLKVDDNQAQIQMISPHQHVRAALEAALPVLRTQLAESGIQLGQSNISGESFSGQQQAASQQQQSQRTANHEPLAGEDDDTLPVPVSLQGRVTGNSGVDIFA, encoded by the coding sequence ATGATTCGCTTAGCGCCCTTGATTACCGCCAACGTTGACACCACCACATTGCCTGGCGGCAAAGCCAGCGATGCTGCACAAGATTTTCTCGCGTTGTTGAGCGAAGCATTAGCAGGCGAGACAACAACCGACAAAGCGGCCCCCCAGTTGCTGGTGGCAACAGATAAGCCCACGACAAAAGGCGAACCGCTGGTCAGCGATATTGTTTCCGATGCGCAACAAGCGGATTTACTGATCCCTGTGGATGAAACACTTCCTGTCATCAACGACGAACAATCCACATCAACACCGTTAACCACCGCTCAGACGATGACGTTGGCTGCGGTGGCTGACAAAAATACGACAAAAGACGAAAAAGCGGATGACCTTAATGAAGACGTCACCGCAAGTCTGAGCGCCCTTTTTGCGATGTTGCCGGGTTTTGACAATACGCCCAAAGTGACTGATGCACCGTCAACCGTGTTACCGGCAGAGAAACCAACGCTCTTCACAAAACTGACTTCTGCGCAACTCACTACAGCACAGCCTGATGACGCCCCCGGCACACCAGCTCAGCCATTAACACCGCTGGTAGCAGAAGCCCAGAGTAAAGCGGAAGTCATCAGCACGCCTTCGCCGGTGACCGCTGACGCCAGCCCGCTAATCACTCCACACCAGACACAGCCACTGCCCACCGTCGCCGCGCCTGTTTTGAGTGCACCGCTGGGTTCTCACGAATGGCAACAATCATTAAGCCAGCATATTTCGCTGTTCACCCGCCAGGGGCAACAAAGTGCAGAGTTGCGTCTGCACCCACAGGATTTAGGTGAAGTGCAAATTTCCCTCAAAGTGGATGATAACCAGGCGCAGATCCAGATGATTTCACCGCATCAGCACGTACGCGCCGCCCTGGAAGCAGCGCTGCCGGTACTGCGTACGCAGCTGGCCGAAAGTGGCATTCAGTTAGGGCAAAGCAACATCAGTGGCGAAAGCTTTAGTGGTCAGCAGCAGGCCGCTTCCCAGCAACAGCAAAGCCAACGCACAGCAAACCATGAACCTCTGGCGGGGGAAGACGACGATACGCTTCCGGTTCCCGTCTCTTTACAAGGGCGTGTAACAGGTAACAGCGGCGTTGATATTTTCGCCTAA